CAATGCAGCCCGGCGGCTGCCACCATTATAAATAGTATAGACCTGCTGAAGGTACTTCGTCTTGCCGGGAAGGCTTACGCCTGCGGTTCGTGCAAGGCGAAAAATCGTGAATGCATCGACCTGCCGCAGTTTGGCAATCAGACGGCTTTTACTGTATTCGGAGTGGTACAGTTCTACAAAGCGGCAGATGCCGAGCAGATTTGCAGAACTCATGGAATCAGGTTCTCCGTCCCACGCATTCAGCAAAACATCAAGGGATTCGATATACAGTTCAGGACCAAGCCGGATGAATTCGTGATAGGCGGTTGCGATGCAGCTGATCCGCTGCTTGCCCCTGCCTTCTTCAAAAGAAAGATGAACGCCAGCCAATTCGGTGGCCTGCTGGAATGCAACGGCAGCAGGCTCCCCTGCAAAAATCAGGGCACGGAGCTTCTGCCCTGCACTCAGCCGTTCCGAAATGCCTGTCTGCTGTGCAAACAGGAGGGCTTCTTCCTGCTCGGTCATGTTAAAGTAGACCTTGCAGCGAATCTGCAGATCATCACCACCGTTCAGGAACTTCCGGGCAGCGATGGTGTTCTGCCCGTCCATCACATAGTAGTGACCATCCCGGAAGCTGATCTTCGGCTCATTGGCAACCCGCTCGTCAAATTCTTTTGCGATACGGGCAACACGAGCGGGGTGAAGAGCACGCTGATAAGTGTCGCGCGGCACGATCAGCTCACTGCTGTTCAGGCACATTTCATGGTAAGGTTTTACCACTGCGTTCATCATAAAGGAACCTCCTTCTTCTTTTGCAGAAAATCAATTCCTGATTGGATAATCAAACCGATTTTCTTCTTTTCGTTATCGGATAAGTGAAAACTGGAATACCGTTCATAACAGATATTCCAGCGGAACATAAGCGATTGAAGTGCATCATCCAGTTCTGCGACCATGAACTCAACAGAAGATTCTGTCGGGGTGGAGAGCATCCTTTCCGATATCTGCTCAATGCTATGTAAATCGCCTTTTGTGTGCTTGGTGAGAGCAGGGGGCTGACTGTTCAGCACCCGAAGATTCTGAAACTGCTGGGAGAGCAGCTCTTTTGCAGCGGCGAGAACATCCTCCTGCGGAGGAGCCGTAAGGTATTTTCGGAATGACTTATACCCAATGAACCCAAAGCTGTATTGCAGACACACTGACACTTGCCGCATTTCATATTTGGACAGGTGCCCAAGGTAGCTTAACACTCTGGATTTATCTGCAGGGCGCGGGCTTTCGCAAATCGCCATAGATGGCGCACTCAAAAAACGATTGTGCAGAATAAAATGCGTTGGCATATTTCGCTTTTTGATCTGTGTTGTCAGCGGAACGACCAGAAGAACATTGGAATAAAAATTACCGTCATCGTTTTGGACAACAATGGCAGGTCGGATGCCGCCTTGCTCGGAACCGCTGTAAGGATTCAGATCCATCATGTAGACATCCCCGCGCTTGTACATCCAGTTTGCGGGCATAGGCGGATACTCTTTCTCTTTTTTACCTCGTGTGGCCAATTTGGATTTCTCCTTTCTATCCGTATATGTAACAGTGGGCTGCTCGCACAGCCCACCCTACTATCTCAAACAGCAAATTGCTGTGATTTATAGTTCTATACCTTTCCGTATTTGTCCCTGACATCCCCGGAAACCGAAAACTCTGTTTTCGTGTGGGAAATCTTTCAGCCGTCCGGCAGCGTACCGAATCCATAGGGTTCTCACCTCTCCGTGGTTCTCACCGAGCTGCCCGAAGGCAGAAGTATCATTATTCTGTGATGGCTCTTAGCTATGGAGAAGCTGTCATCCATTTACCGTCAACCTACCGCTCATTCCCTCAGTGGGAGATCATCGCATTTGTTACGGACGTGGCTCATCATCACAGGAACGTGACTGAAGAATGCGTGTTCAATTTTCAAGGGGCGGGATAGCTTGAGGGCTGCTTTGAACGCTTGCCGAAGCTATGGCTGTATTGTAACCGATGCGGAACGAAATGAACAGGAACTCAGAGTTCACAATTTTTGAGGAAAATAGGAAGTATCGTTCCTATTTCTCGATGAGCCGTCAAAAATATATTTCCTGACTTTATGTAAGAAATGAAGTATTATACTCGTAAGAAACTAACTTACGAGTATATAAATTCGATAAATACACTTTTGGGAGGGAACAAAATGAGCCGATTTTACTGCCGCGATGAGGAACTTCGGAAGTTAAATAAACGATATGAGAATACCGTAATGAAAAAATCGGTTTGGACGAACTGGAACTGATTCGGGAATATGCAGCAGTCTTTGGGAAAGGAACAAACTACCACTACTACATTTTCTCGAAAGGCGGATTTACGGACGGACTACTTCAGGCACAGGAACGCGGAGAAGTACAGCTGCTTACCCTCGCCGATATTTTTGAATAACACAAGAAACGCTCTTGCCGGTGTAAAACTGGCAGGAGCGTTTCTTGTTGAAGTGATTATAAAAGACCTTTGATTTTTTCAATATGATCTATAGCGGCTTGCAGTTCATTTTGAAACTGATCCCTAGAAGGATCTCGACCCAAAAGAAGATAATCCATACTGACATGGAAGTATTCTGCAATATCGATCAGGATTTTTACAGAGCCATTGGAGCTTCCCCTTTCAAGATCGCCGAGGTGTCGATGGGAAACACCAAGTTTTTCCTGCGATAACTTCGCATTTGTACGCAAAGTAAAAATACGGTTACCAATAGCATTCGGATCAAAGCTCATGTGTGACCTCCAAATTTTCGATAAAGCGTGAGAAGTCGAAAACTCGGAGTTGCTACGGATATCTAGCCGCTTGGGGCATCCACGAAAAACGGACAAACATAAAGCCTGCTCCTTTTTACGGGAGCAGGCTTCCTGAAGGCTAAAAAAATAGCCGGACAACAACCAACTGAGGGATCTTCAATGAAAATCTCTCAATCAGCTGTTGCCCGGCTATTTGGAGCACGTTTCATACATTGCCTTGCGGCAATGGCCCGTTGCTCGGAGCGAACAGTCCATATTCAGGGTGCAATGCACCCGTATTTGTTAAAATGACTGGAAAATCACCGGCATCTAAATGCCAGATCAAGTCTCAGGGTTTCTTTGCATCTATTGCACTTCACTTGTAGTATACCTGAACACCCCTCGATTTTTTGGTATAACTTATTTCCACAAACAGGGCAAAATCTCCAGCCTATGCTAAATTCTGCCTGCTGTGTAGTAGTCGGTGCTTTACCGGCAAAGGGACGGTTCTTTAACTGAATCATATTCATTCTCCAAATCGCATGATGTCCAATGGATGGCAGTGGATGGGTTTGCCTTTTATAACCTGCATCTGCTGCAGTCTGATCCTGATTGCAGACCAAGAAACCCCAATCCGTCGAGCCATCTCCAGAATTTTTTCATAGTTAGGGTCAGACACTGATTTGTACAGAATCCCATTTGGCAGAGTCAACGCCACACGTTCTATTTCGGCATTGATCAGAAATGTTGGCATCAGCAGCTCTGCTGCAAGGGTATCCGCCTGCCATTCTTCCCACGAGGCCTTTCCGTTTCTTTCCCGATAGACAATGTGCCCACGGCACTTGACTGCTTTTCCGTAGTCGTTCGGAAACAGATCAGCCAAAATCTGATGTGCTGCTTCATGCGCTATTGTGAAATTCCGGCATCCAGTGCATCTGTCTGCCGCAAGAGCAGAATCGATTACGATATCCCTCGGCATAAATACTTCAACAAGCTTTGTTCCATCCTCAAGGGTTGCTGTGAAGCTACATCTCTGGAAAACCGTTAATCCAAGGATGTGACCATCGCTACACAGCGGCAACATCTTCAGGTTCAGTCCAAGAACAGAATTTGCAAACTGCTCTGGGTTAATAGGAGCGGGGTCATTTTTGCTTATTCCGAAGAGTGCATAGTACATTTCAATATATTTGCCTGCTATGCACGAGAGTTCTGCACGCGATAAGTATCTTGCCATTATGAAGCCCTACCTTCTGATGTGGCACAGTAGGCTTCCACGAACCACTTGCCCTTTTCAAGCCAAAGATTCCGCTTCTGCCCGCAAATCAGGCAGGTGAAGCAATGTCCTTTCACGCCAAAACGTGATGTACCGTGCTTGACTGCCAAGACACGATCAATTCCATAAGTGCGAGTCTTGTCATAGTTTATGGCAAGAGGACGGATCTTGCCGTCAGGAGTAAAACGAACATCCACTTCGACGTATCTTTTCTCACGGCGAAGGTTGTAATCACCACACATCAGAATTCCTCCTTTTTGCAGATTTATCAGAATGCAGCGTGCATTACTTGCGAATCATACTGCGTGCCACGAGCTGTTTTTCGTTTAACAGAGGAACGGACACTGTATGCTTTTTCCACTCATCCATAGAGCAGGTTACTGCTTTGCACAGACGGCATTTTGTCCAGCCGTCGGTTGCATCAAGATCTACATCATAGTTCATGGTTCCGCACATCGGG
Above is a genomic segment from Faecalibacterium taiwanense containing:
- a CDS encoding DUF6551 family protein, whose translation is MMNAVVKPYHEMCLNSSELIVPRDTYQRALHPARVARIAKEFDERVANEPKISFRDGHYYVMDGQNTIAARKFLNGGDDLQIRCKVYFNMTEQEEALLFAQQTGISERLSAGQKLRALIFAGEPAAVAFQQATELAGVHLSFEEGRGKQRISCIATAYHEFIRLGPELYIESLDVLLNAWDGEPDSMSSANLLGICRFVELYHSEYSKSRLIAKLRQVDAFTIFRLARTAGVSLPGKTKYLQQVYTIYNGGSRRAALPLKF
- a CDS encoding type II toxin-antitoxin system PemK/MazF family toxin yields the protein MATRGKKEKEYPPMPANWMYKRGDVYMMDLNPYSGSEQGGIRPAIVVQNDDGNFYSNVLLVVPLTTQIKKRNMPTHFILHNRFLSAPSMAICESPRPADKSRVLSYLGHLSKYEMRQVSVCLQYSFGFIGYKSFRKYLTAPPQEDVLAAAKELLSQQFQNLRVLNSQPPALTKHTKGDLHSIEQISERMLSTPTESSVEFMVAELDDALQSLMFRWNICYERYSSFHLSDNEKKKIGLIIQSGIDFLQKKKEVPL
- a CDS encoding helix-turn-helix domain-containing protein, which produces MSFDPNAIGNRIFTLRTNAKLSQEKLGVSHRHLGDLERGSSNGSVKILIDIAEYFHVSMDYLLLGRDPSRDQFQNELQAAIDHIEKIKGLL
- a CDS encoding ImmA/IrrE family metallo-endopeptidase — encoded protein: MARYLSRAELSCIAGKYIEMYYALFGISKNDPAPINPEQFANSVLGLNLKMLPLCSDGHILGLTVFQRCSFTATLEDGTKLVEVFMPRDIVIDSALAADRCTGCRNFTIAHEAAHQILADLFPNDYGKAVKCRGHIVYRERNGKASWEEWQADTLAAELLMPTFLINAEIERVALTLPNGILYKSVSDPNYEKILEMARRIGVSWSAIRIRLQQMQVIKGKPIHCHPLDIMRFGE